In Polaribacter sp. Hel_I_88, the following proteins share a genomic window:
- a CDS encoding LuxR C-terminal-related transcriptional regulator, with amino-acid sequence MSKNFGEFTRVRVSDIPYDSEDLIFEEYKSKVQSFIGQAVYIYSFEKNRMLYAAGWEDLLGYKSEEITLFKIVSITSKRHFNFSNELNDKALQFLLATKKDLEKYSFTIEVEKIHKNGDIIPLFSRVGVFKSKDGNILEIIGISEKIHSRKLGNIMQYAAFGPKLSKFEESLNQQLFNELAISRKEIEVLELAARGFTFKEIACELNVSQSAIEKRIYPLYKRFDVKSLPHLISFAHDNHIL; translated from the coding sequence ATGAGTAAAAATTTCGGAGAATTTACTAGAGTACGAGTATCAGATATTCCTTATGATTCTGAAGATTTAATATTTGAAGAATATAAAAGTAAAGTACAAAGTTTTATTGGACAAGCTGTATATATTTATTCTTTTGAAAAAAACAGAATGTTGTACGCTGCTGGCTGGGAAGATTTATTAGGGTACAAAAGTGAAGAAATTACCTTATTTAAAATTGTTAGCATCACCTCTAAAAGACACTTTAACTTCTCTAACGAACTAAATGACAAAGCACTACAATTTCTATTAGCTACTAAAAAAGATTTAGAAAAATATAGTTTTACAATCGAAGTTGAAAAAATTCATAAAAATGGCGATATCATTCCACTATTTTCTAGAGTGGGTGTTTTTAAATCTAAAGACGGTAACATTTTAGAAATTATAGGAATTTCAGAAAAAATACATTCTAGAAAGTTAGGTAATATTATGCAATATGCAGCTTTTGGACCAAAATTATCTAAGTTTGAAGAATCTTTAAATCAGCAATTATTTAACGAATTGGCAATTTCTAGAAAAGAAATAGAAGTTTTAGAATTGGCTGCAAGAGGTTTTACCTTTAAAGAAATTGCGTGTGAATTAAATGTGAGTCAATCTGCCATAGAAAAAAGAATATATCCTTTATATAAAAGATTTGATGTAAAAAGCTTGCCTCATTTAATAAGTTTTGCGCACGATAATCATATCTTATAA